From a region of the Paenibacillus sp. FSL R10-2734 genome:
- a CDS encoding MarR family transcriptional regulator — MNMNTELYEKLAKLQWLLQRQHLKTHAAVGPMADTSRGQGRILAFLRMKDGISTKDLSYMLDIRVSSLNELLAKLEKAEYITRKPSETDKRIMLIYLTQKGQEEEGQEIDSLNIFSRLTPEEQAAFGEYLVRIITTLEEQLGTDSDRDVMASWMEAAKERIGTEEFEKLMSMRGQMNSMWGNLRDERFSGRFPGFGREGNDNGMHGFGWPSRDGRNSSPDNSHDSDDK, encoded by the coding sequence ATGAACATGAATACTGAATTGTACGAAAAACTCGCGAAACTGCAATGGCTGTTGCAGAGACAACACTTGAAAACTCATGCCGCTGTTGGTCCAATGGCCGACACGTCACGCGGGCAAGGTAGGATACTGGCTTTTCTCCGGATGAAAGATGGTATCAGCACTAAAGATTTATCCTATATGCTGGACATCCGTGTATCATCTCTTAATGAATTGCTTGCAAAACTGGAGAAAGCTGAATATATCACCCGTAAACCCTCAGAAACAGACAAACGCATCATGTTGATTTACCTGACGCAAAAAGGACAAGAGGAAGAGGGACAAGAGATAGACAGCCTTAACATATTTTCTCGCCTAACGCCAGAGGAGCAGGCTGCTTTTGGGGAATATCTAGTCCGCATCATTACGACTTTAGAGGAACAACTTGGAACGGATTCAGACCGTGACGTGATGGCTAGCTGGATGGAGGCCGCAAAGGAGCGTATAGGTACAGAGGAATTTGAAAAACTAATGTCCATGCGCGGACAAATGAATAGCATGTGGGGAAATTTGAGGGATGAACGCTTTAGCGGAAGGTTTCCTGGGTTTGGCAGGGAAGGAAACGATAACGGCATGCACGGATTCGGCTGGCCTTCTAGAGATGGAAGAAATTCGTCGCCGGACAACTCACATGATTCGGACGATAAGTAA
- the tlp gene encoding small acid-soluble spore protein Tlp has product MSKPDNRKDNVEHLQNAIQNTIENYQEANDYLEEFGDEISAQEKTQIDERNERRKHSISGFQEEIKDETEHQQNS; this is encoded by the coding sequence ATGAGCAAACCGGATAATCGCAAGGATAACGTTGAGCACTTGCAAAACGCGATTCAGAACACGATAGAAAACTACCAGGAAGCGAACGATTATCTCGAAGAATTTGGAGATGAAATTTCAGCACAGGAAAAAACTCAAATAGATGAAAGAAACGAACGCCGTAAACATAGCATTTCCGGATTTCAAGAAGAAATCAAAGACGAAACAGAGCACCAGCAAAACTCATAA
- a CDS encoding PadR family transcriptional regulator has product MITLLILGLLKQNPGAHGYELLSFMEEKHYKYIVNFTKGSFYYNLGQLVEKKYIVKVDQRDNTRETHNYNLTELGEKEFEKLMYKYGTKTDYINLSFYVAMLFADDYKKEELTKLIEIQIEQTKNKISLIQLSLEHDENIASYFKKMLENSLSHHLVNVQWFEELLEDMKSGD; this is encoded by the coding sequence TTGATAACATTACTAATTTTAGGATTATTAAAACAAAATCCAGGGGCTCACGGATATGAACTGTTATCCTTCATGGAAGAAAAACACTATAAATATATAGTGAATTTCACCAAAGGGTCCTTTTATTATAATCTTGGGCAATTAGTAGAGAAAAAGTATATTGTAAAAGTGGACCAAAGAGACAACACTAGAGAGACGCATAATTATAACCTCACTGAATTAGGGGAAAAAGAATTTGAAAAGCTAATGTACAAATATGGAACTAAGACAGACTATATAAATTTATCTTTTTATGTGGCAATGCTATTTGCAGATGACTATAAAAAAGAGGAGCTAACTAAATTAATAGAAATACAAATCGAACAAACTAAAAATAAAATTTCTTTAATACAACTATCTCTAGAGCACGATGAAAATATCGCTTCTTATTTTAAAAAAATGTTAGAAAATTCACTTTCACATCATTTAGTAAATGTTCAATGGTTTGAGGAATTGCTTGAAGATATGAAAAGTGGAGACTAA
- a CDS encoding sialate O-acetylesterase, which yields MVKSFLMIGQSNMAGRGFIHEVPPIYNERIQMLRNGRWQMMAEPINYDRPVAGISLAGSFADAWSRENEEDIIGLIPCAEGGSSIDEWAVDGALFKHALYETKFAMQNSELSGILWHQGESDSSNGNHKVYYQKLLLIVAALRKELNAPHIPFLIGGLGDFLGKEGFGKHCTEYELMNQELQRFAFEQDDCYFVTATGLTSNPDGIHIDAISQRKLGLRYFEAFINKQHVLKPLINENKLISLHNARIHTKAEKMYLLSMDFALGKISYEEFEAQFKVINND from the coding sequence ATGGTCAAATCATTTTTAATGATTGGACAGTCAAATATGGCTGGACGAGGATTTATACATGAAGTCCCCCCCATTTATAACGAGAGAATACAAATGCTGCGCAATGGTAGATGGCAAATGATGGCTGAACCTATTAATTATGACCGTCCTGTTGCAGGAATAAGTCTGGCTGGATCATTTGCGGATGCATGGAGTCGTGAGAATGAAGAAGACATTATTGGCTTAATCCCTTGTGCTGAAGGTGGAAGCTCCATCGATGAATGGGCTGTAGATGGTGCACTTTTTAAACATGCATTATATGAAACTAAATTTGCTATGCAGAATAGTGAATTATCAGGGATTTTATGGCATCAAGGAGAAAGTGACAGTAGCAACGGTAACCACAAAGTCTATTACCAAAAATTACTTTTGATTGTTGCGGCGCTTAGAAAAGAGTTGAATGCACCACATATTCCGTTTTTGATTGGTGGTCTAGGGGATTTTTTAGGTAAAGAAGGATTTGGGAAACATTGCACTGAATATGAGCTGATGAATCAAGAGCTGCAAAGGTTTGCTTTTGAACAAGATGATTGTTACTTTGTTACAGCTACAGGTTTAACTTCCAATCCGGATGGTATTCATATAGATGCCATTTCACAAAGAAAGTTAGGGTTGCGATATTTTGAAGCTTTTATTAATAAGCAGCATGTACTTAAGCCGTTAATTAATGAAAATAAGTTGATAAGTCTCCATAATGCTAGAATACACACTAAAGCGGAAAAAATGTATTTATTGAGTATGGATTTTGCATTAGGAAAAATATCATATGAAGAATTTGAAGCCCAATTCAAAGTAATCAACAATGATTAA
- a CDS encoding GyrI-like domain-containing protein, translating to MDMLVQLNKSLSYIEENLTDRVDYQEASKIACCSEYHFTRMFSFLAGITLSEYIRRRRLTLAALELSHSDIKIIDAAMKYGYTSPDSFTRAFQSMHGITPSEARIHGQSLKAFPRMTFQLTIKGGSEMNYRIEDKEAFRIVGIKKRVPIVFQGVNLEIASMFEGLTPELIGKIKGFSNVQPSGLISASTNFSEGRMEEKGELDHYIGAATTNEAGDDFAQLEVSASTWAVFTAVGPFPSALQEIWGRIYSEWFPSSEYELSEGPEMLWNEHKDVTSPQFKSEIWIPIKKK from the coding sequence ATGGATATGCTGGTACAATTGAACAAATCTTTAAGCTATATTGAGGAGAATCTTACTGATCGTGTGGACTATCAGGAGGCGTCGAAAATTGCCTGCTGTTCGGAATATCATTTTACACGGATGTTCTCATTCCTTGCAGGCATTACACTGTCGGAATACATCCGCCGAAGACGCCTAACTTTGGCAGCACTCGAGCTAAGCCACAGTGATATCAAGATCATCGATGCTGCGATGAAATATGGATATACATCGCCGGATTCCTTTACTAGGGCTTTCCAAAGCATGCATGGGATTACTCCCTCGGAAGCCCGGATCCATGGACAATCCCTCAAAGCCTTCCCGCGGATGACGTTTCAACTAACGATCAAAGGAGGAAGTGAAATGAACTACCGAATTGAAGACAAAGAGGCTTTTCGCATAGTGGGGATCAAAAAAAGAGTGCCAATTGTATTTCAAGGGGTGAATCTGGAGATTGCATCGATGTTTGAAGGACTTACACCTGAATTGATTGGTAAGATTAAGGGCTTTTCGAATGTTCAGCCTTCAGGGCTAATCAGCGCTTCCACGAATTTCAGTGAAGGGCGGATGGAGGAGAAAGGAGAGCTTGATCATTACATCGGGGCGGCTACAACGAATGAAGCAGGAGATGACTTCGCCCAGCTGGAGGTATCAGCCTCTACGTGGGCTGTATTCACAGCCGTTGGGCCTTTTCCGAGTGCGCTTCAAGAGATCTGGGGACGCATTTATTCCGAATGGTTTCCGTCTTCCGAATATGAGCTAAGCGAAGGGCCTGAAATGCTCTGGAATGAGCACAAAGATGTAACATCGCCGCAATTCAAAAGCGAGATATGGATACCCATTAAAAAGAAATAA
- a CDS encoding family 78 glycoside hydrolase catalytic domain: MSNFEVSNLKVNYRKNPLGIDDLHPRLSWWSSTEIRSFVQSAYQVQVTNDPKFVSELIWDSEKVESDSNVHIEYEGPALQSRTRYYFRVRAWDDQGKASEWSEPAYWETALISVDEWQAQWIAAPLSHQVNGADPCDYIRTEFSIPENVVSARVYATSHGMYRLYINGNPADNTLFNPGWTSYNKRLQYQTYDVTSLITAGDNALGCIVGNGWYKGYLAWEGKKDIYGKDRAVLIQLHVTLSDGSEQIIGSDENWRASTGPLLMSELYHGETYDARLEVEGWSSPSFEDLGWQKTIVKDRPESTLVAQENEPTRIIETIKPIDVITTPKGELVLDMGQNMVGWVRFTVHAEAGTIVTLEHAEVLDCEGNFYIGNLRSAKQTVTYTCRGVEAETFEPYLSFQGFRYVKVTGIPQDQLLEQFTGCVIHTDLEQTGSFTCSDELLNQLQHNIFWGQKGNFLDIPTDCPQRDERLGWTGDAQVFIRTAAYNMNVVPFFEKWLKDLAADQEEDGRVPHVIPDVPAAGYGSAAWGDASVICPWTLYECYGDIRVLKTQYPSMKAWVDYIRAQGEDEFLWNTGFHFGDWLGLDAKENSYVGATPKELIATAFYAYSTELLAKTAAVIGKIEDATKYEALHEKIVQAFRHEFVTPNGRVASPTQTAYTLALMFDLLEEKDRHRTAKMLADHIEENGIHLTTGFVGTPYLCLVLSRFGYTDLAYQLVLQKEYPSWLYSVIQGATTIWEHWDGIKQDGSFWSDDMNSYNHYAYGAIGDWLYRTAAGIELLEPGYKKIRIQPQIGKHLTWAHASLESVHGTIKVTWKKQKNDLVELQVLIPSNTMAEIIIPTLKQNSILESGAPLKQVIGLSSVEQITEGHKLMVGSGDYHFTFTMS, encoded by the coding sequence ATGTCCAATTTTGAAGTCTCAAATCTTAAAGTGAACTATAGAAAGAATCCGTTGGGGATTGATGATTTACATCCGCGGCTTAGTTGGTGGAGCAGCACAGAAATACGGAGCTTTGTCCAATCTGCCTATCAAGTTCAAGTCACAAATGATCCCAAATTCGTTTCAGAGCTTATATGGGATTCGGAAAAGGTAGAGTCGGATAGCAATGTGCATATTGAATACGAAGGTCCTGCTTTACAATCCCGCACTCGGTATTACTTTAGAGTTCGAGCTTGGGACGATCAAGGGAAGGCTTCGGAATGGAGCGAACCTGCTTATTGGGAAACGGCATTGATATCGGTAGATGAGTGGCAGGCACAATGGATAGCAGCACCTCTGAGTCACCAAGTGAATGGAGCTGATCCTTGCGATTATATTCGTACGGAATTTTCAATCCCTGAAAATGTAGTATCAGCGCGTGTGTATGCAACTTCTCATGGTATGTACCGCCTGTACATTAATGGTAATCCAGCAGATAATACGCTATTTAACCCTGGCTGGACCAGCTATAACAAACGGCTTCAATATCAGACTTACGACGTGACTTCTTTGATTACTGCTGGTGACAACGCACTTGGCTGTATTGTGGGGAATGGGTGGTATAAAGGGTATTTAGCCTGGGAAGGAAAAAAAGATATATATGGTAAAGATCGTGCTGTGCTTATCCAGTTACATGTCACATTATCCGATGGTTCTGAACAAATCATTGGCTCGGATGAGAACTGGCGTGCTTCGACAGGTCCACTCTTGATGTCGGAATTGTATCATGGCGAAACGTATGATGCGAGACTCGAGGTAGAAGGATGGTCTTCTCCCAGTTTCGAGGATTTAGGGTGGCAAAAAACTATTGTCAAGGATCGTCCAGAATCCACATTGGTTGCTCAGGAAAACGAGCCAACACGGATTATAGAAACCATCAAGCCTATCGATGTCATTACTACACCCAAAGGTGAGCTTGTGCTGGATATGGGACAAAATATGGTTGGATGGGTAAGATTTACGGTTCATGCTGAAGCCGGAACGATAGTTACTTTAGAACATGCTGAAGTATTAGATTGCGAGGGGAACTTCTACATTGGAAATTTACGATCGGCAAAGCAGACCGTGACTTATACATGCCGAGGCGTCGAGGCAGAAACGTTCGAGCCGTATTTATCCTTCCAAGGATTCCGTTATGTAAAAGTGACTGGTATACCGCAAGATCAATTATTAGAGCAATTCACCGGCTGCGTCATCCACACGGATTTAGAGCAGACAGGCAGCTTCACTTGCTCAGATGAACTCTTGAATCAGCTTCAGCACAACATCTTTTGGGGACAAAAAGGGAATTTTCTCGATATCCCAACAGATTGCCCTCAACGGGACGAAAGATTGGGATGGACGGGGGATGCTCAAGTTTTTATTCGTACGGCTGCCTACAATATGAATGTCGTTCCTTTCTTTGAAAAATGGCTAAAGGATTTGGCCGCAGATCAAGAAGAGGATGGAAGAGTTCCGCATGTCATTCCCGATGTGCCAGCGGCAGGATACGGTTCGGCAGCTTGGGGAGATGCTTCAGTTATTTGTCCTTGGACACTCTATGAATGTTATGGGGATATTCGTGTATTGAAAACGCAATATCCAAGTATGAAAGCATGGGTCGATTATATCCGGGCGCAAGGCGAAGACGAATTTCTATGGAATACGGGATTTCACTTTGGGGATTGGTTAGGTCTGGATGCCAAAGAAAACAGCTATGTCGGAGCAACACCGAAAGAACTGATCGCCACCGCATTCTATGCTTATTCAACGGAACTGTTAGCTAAGACGGCAGCTGTCATTGGGAAAATCGAAGATGCAACAAAATATGAAGCATTGCATGAGAAGATTGTGCAGGCATTCCGTCATGAGTTCGTAACGCCAAATGGTCGAGTGGCCTCACCGACACAAACTGCATATACACTTGCTCTTATGTTTGACTTATTGGAGGAAAAGGATCGTCATCGGACGGCCAAAATGCTGGCCGACCATATCGAAGAAAATGGGATACACCTAACGACCGGTTTTGTGGGAACTCCCTATCTGTGTCTAGTCCTCTCTAGATTCGGTTATACGGATTTGGCCTACCAATTGGTACTTCAGAAAGAGTATCCTTCCTGGTTATATTCTGTAATACAAGGTGCAACAACTATTTGGGAACATTGGGATGGAATAAAGCAGGATGGTTCGTTCTGGAGTGATGATATGAACTCCTATAACCATTATGCTTACGGTGCAATTGGAGATTGGCTCTATCGCACTGCCGCTGGTATCGAATTGTTGGAACCAGGCTACAAAAAAATTCGAATCCAGCCGCAGATCGGGAAACATTTGACGTGGGCCCATGCTTCGCTTGAATCTGTCCATGGAACGATCAAGGTAACTTGGAAAAAACAGAAGAATGATTTAGTAGAACTGCAAGTGTTGATTCCATCCAATACAATGGCTGAAATTATCATTCCAACTTTGAAGCAGAACAGTATTTTGGAGTCTGGGGCACCACTAAAACAAGTTATAGGTCTATCCAGTGTGGAACAAATAACAGAAGGCCACAAACTAATGGTTGGATCAGGTGACTATCACTTTACGTTTACGATGAGCTAA